The following proteins are co-located in the Malus sylvestris chromosome 13, drMalSylv7.2, whole genome shotgun sequence genome:
- the LOC126596975 gene encoding acetate--CoA ligase CCL3-like yields MVVGRDIDDLPKNDANYTALTPLWFLDRAALVHPTRTSVIHGSIRYTWQQTYQRCRRLASALAKRSIGLGTTVSVIAPNVPALFEAHFGVPMAGAVLNTVNVRLNAATIAFLLGHSSSVVVMVDQEFFPLAEEALKIWSEKSKGHYKPPLLIVIGDESCDPMALKSAVGRGAIEYETFLETGDPEFAWKQPEDEWQSIALGYTSGTTASPKGVVLHHRGAYLMALSGPLIWGMTEGAVYLWTLPMFHCNGWCFTWSLAALCGTNICLRQVTAKAVYSAIAEHGVTHFCAAPVVLNTLVNASPEETILPLPHVVQVMTAGAAPPPSILFAMSQKGFRVTHTYGLSETYGPSTVCAWKHEWDSLPPVKQARLNARQGVRYIGMEGVDVFNPETMQPVPADGATMGEIMLRGNLVMKGYLKNPKVNEEVFANGWFHSGDLAVKHPDGYIEIRDRSKDIIISGGENISSVEVENTLYQHPAIFEVSVVARSHEKWGETPCAFVTLKPGVDSSDEKHLAEDIMKFCRSKLPAYFVPRSVVFGPLPKTATGKIQKHLLRAKAKELGSVSMSKL; encoded by the exons ATGGTGGTGGGGCGAGACATCGACGATCTGCCGAAGAACGACGCCAACTACACGGCATTAACGCCGCTGTGGTTTCTGGATAGAGCAGCTCTGGTGCACCCCACCAGAACATCCGTGATCCACGGATCGATTCGCTACACGTGGCAGCAGACTTACCAGCGGTGCCGCCGTTTGGCCTCCGCTCTCGCCAAGCGCTCCATCGGCCTCGGCACCACG GTATCGGTAATAGCACCAAATGTGCCAGCCCTCTTTGAAGCTCACTTTGGAGTTCCAATGGCAGGAGCTGTATTAAACACTGTCAATGTTCGTCTAAATGCGGCGACTATTGCTTTCCTTCTTGGTCATTCATCGTCTGTAGTTGTGATGGTGGATCAAGAATTTTTTCCCTTGGCAGAGGAAGCTTTGAAGATCTGGTCAGAGAAAAGCAAAGGCCATTACAAGCCTCCACTCTTAATTGTCATAGGTGATGAAAGTTGTGATCCTATGGCACTAAAAAGTGCCGTGGGAAGAGGTGCCATTGAATATGAGACATTCTTGGAAACTGGTGACCCTGAGTTTGCTTGGAAACAACCAGAGGATGAGTGGCAGAGCATTGCTCTGGGTTATACTTCTGGCACAACAGCCAGCCCTAAGGGGGTGGTTTTGCATCACCGTGGGGCTTATCTGATGGCTTTGAGTGGTCCTCTTATATGGGGGATGACTGAAGGAGCTGTATATTTGTGGACTCTACCCATGTTCCATTGCAATGGTTGGTGTTTCACTTGGTCACTTGCAGCTCTTTGTGGGACAAACATATGCCTTCGACag GTTACAGCAAAGGCAGTCTATTCAGCGATAGCTGAGCATGGCGTGACTCACTTTTGTGCTGCACCCGTGGTACTCAACACTTTGGTCAATGCTTCCCCGGAGGAGACTATCCTTCCTCTCCCTCATGTTGTACAGGTGATGACAGCTGGTGCTGCTCCTCCACCTTCTATTCTCTTTGCTATGTCCCAAAAGGGCTTCCGAGTGACGCACACTTATGGCCTATCAGAAACTTATGGCCCCTCCACAGTATGTGCGTGGAAGCATGAGTGGGACTCACTCCCCCCTGTAAAACAAGCGCGACTTAATGCACGCCAAGGTGTTCGGTACATTGGCATGGAGGGGGTAGATGTTTTCAACCCTGAGACTATGCAACCTGTTCCTGCAGATGGAGCTACCATGGGAGAGATAATGTTGAGGGGCAATCTTGTGATGAAGGGGTATTTAAAGAACCCAAAGGTGAATGAGGAAGTTTTTGCCAACGGGTGGTTTCATTCTGGGGATCTTGCAGTGAAGCATCCAGATGGCTATATCGAAATCAGAGACAGATCAAAGGATATTATCATCTCTGGTGGTGAGAACATCAGTAGCGTGGAGGTCGAGAACACTCTATATCAACACCCAGCCATATTCGAGGTATCAGTGGTTGCAAGGTCACATGAGAAGTGGGGTGAAACTCCTTGTGCTTTTGTGACATTGAAGCCGGGTGTCGACAGTTCTGATGAGAAGCATCTGGCAGAAGATATAATGAAGTTCTGCCGGTCCAAGCTGCCTGCTTATTTTGTTCCGAGATCCGTGGTATTTGGACCGTTGCCAAAGACCGCTACCGGGAAGATACAGAAGCATTTGCTGAGGGCCAAGGCCAAAGAGCTGGGATCTGTCTCTATGAGTAAGTTATAA
- the LOC126595243 gene encoding uncharacterized mitochondrial protein AtMg00810-like: MVPGSISFFIEHSRLQMGVSHQTKTRWLHRSLQGSVGYQGLSPAGSNAFLHGTLSESVFMQQPPGFEDSTKPHHVCQLHKSLYGLKQAPRTWYDKLHAALASLGFVGSQSDHSLFVKKDNSLVFVLVYVDDILVTGPSSVDCQHVITQLSNLFPIKDLGPLHYFLGLEVKRSSTGIFLSQTKYILDLLTKAKMVGAKPCNTPLSTSKIDHDSSLLENASEYRSLMGALQYLTWTRSDLSFAVNLVCQFMHTPKVSNFQAVKQILRYLKGIIDHGFSKCSSFPSIKAFSDADWAGCELDRRSTGGYCIFLGNSLISWGAKKQPTVARSSTEAKYRSLANTASEITWLCQLLADIGYCLPCSPQLWCDNVSTISLAKNPIFHARTKHVEIDYHYIREKVVAKHISLHYICSQDQVADICTKSLSAA, from the exons ATGGTCCCTGGTTCCATATCATTCTTTATAGAACATAGTCGGCTGCAAATGGGTGTTTCGCATCAAACAAAAACCCGATGGCTCCATAGATCACTACAAGGCTCGGTTGGTTACCAAGGGCTTTCACCAGCAGGAAG TAATGCATTCTTGCATGGCACTCTTTCTGAATCTGTGTTTATGCAACAACCACCCGGCTTTGAAGACTCTACCAAGCCCCATCATGTGTGTCAGCTTCATAAATCGTTATATGGTCTGAAACAAGCTCCCCGAACTTGGTATGATAAGTTACATGCTGCCCTTGCTTCTCTTGGCTTTGTTGGTTCTCAAAGTGACCACTCTTTGTTTGTCAAAAAGGACAACTCCTTGGTCTTTGTTCTAGTGTATGTGGACGATATTTTGGTTACTGGGCCTTCTTCTGTTGATTGTCAACATGTGATCACACAGCTCAGCAATCTGTTTCCTATTAAGGATCTTGGTCCTTTACACTATTTTCTTGGTCTCGAGGTAAAGCGATCTTCTACTGGCATTTTCCTCTCCCAAACTAAATATATTCTGGATTTGCTTACCAAAGCCAAAATGGTTGGTGCAAAACCCTGCAACACACCACTGAGCACTTCAAAGATTGATCATGATTCTTCTCTTCTTGAAAATGCTTCTGAGTATCGGTCCTTGATGGGTGCTCTTCAATATCTCACATGGACAAGGTCGGATCTTAGTTTCGCTGTCAATCTTGTATGCCAGTTCATGCACACTCCCAAAGTATCTAACTTCCAAGCTGTCAAGCAAATACTACGATATCTTAAGGGCATCATTGATCACGGTTTCTCAAAGTGCTCATCTTTTCCATCTATCAAGGCCTTTTCCGATGCTGACTGGGCTGGTTGTGAGTTAGATAGGCGATCCACTGGCGGTTACTGCATCTTTCTGGGTAATTCTCTCATTAGTTGGGGTGCTAAAAAGCAACCCACTGTTGCTCGTTCCTCTACCGAGGCAAAGTATCGATCCCTTGCAAACACTGCTTCTGAGATCACTTGGCTTTGTCAATTACTTGCTGACATTGGCTATTGTCTGCCTTGTTCTCCTCAACTTTGGTGTGATAACGTATCTACTATATCCCTTGCCAAGAATCCTATTTTTCATGCTCGGACCAAGCATGTCGAGATTGATTATCATTACATCCGTGAAAAGGTGGTTGCCAAGCATATCTCCCTTCACTACATCTGCTCCCAAGACCAAGTAGCTGATATATGTACAAAATCCTTATCTGCAGCATGA
- the LOC126595194 gene encoding putative beta-D-xylosidase has protein sequence MAYNIAKLLSLFSLLFLFSSLCNIAVVHARPPFACDPRNPITRTLKFCRVRVPINDRVHDLIGRLTLQEKIRLLVNNAIDVPRLGIQGYEWWSEALHGVSNVGPGTKFGGTFLGATSFPQVITTAASFNESLWEEIGRVVSDEARAMYNGGAAGLTFWSPNVNIFRDPRWGRGQETPGEDPVLAAKYGARYVKGLQGDGAGNRLKVAACCKHYTAYDLDNWNGVDRFHFNARVSKQDLEDTYDVPFRACVVDGNVASVMCSYNQVNGKPTCADPNLLKGTIRGQWRLNGYIVSDCDSVGVYYDDQHYTKTPEEAAADAIKAGLDLDCGPFLAIHTEAAVRTGLVNEIDINYALANTITVQMRLGMFDGEPSTQRYGNLGPADVCKMSSNELALEAARQGIVLLENRGNSLPLSTTRHRTVAVIGPNSDVTETMIGNYAGVACGYTTPLQGIARYTRTIHQAGCSNVHCNGNQLIGAAEVAARQADATVLVIGLDQSIEAEFRDRTNLLLPGHQQELVSMVARASRGPTILVIMSGSPIDVTFAKNDPRIGAIIWVGYPGQAGGTAIADVLFGTTNPSGKLPMTWYPQNYVAKLPMTDMAMRANPARGYPGRTYRFYKGPVVFPFGLGLSYTRFSYTLAQGPTLVSVPLTSLVAAKNTTMLNNNGVRVSHINCDSLSLDIHVDIKNTGTMDGTHTLLVFVTPPAEKWAPNKQLVGFHKVHIVAGSERRVRVGVHLCKHLSIVDKFGIRRIPLGEHKLEIGDLKHHVSVEANLGEIKF, from the exons ATGGCATACAATATTGCCAAACTTCTCTCACTTTTTTCTCTTCTGTTCTTATTTTCTTCCCTCTGCAACATTGCAGTTGTGCATGCTCGTCCGCCCTTCGCCTGCGACCCTCGAAACCCGATAACGAGAACGTTGAAGTTCTGCCGGGTGAGGGTGCCAATCAACGATAGGGTTCACGACTTGATCGGACGGCTGACATTGCAGGAGAAGATCAGGCTGTTGGTGAACAATGCCATTGACGTGCCTAGGCTTGGCATCCAGGGCTACGAGTGGTGGTCTGAGGCACTTCATGGTGTGTCCAATGTGGGACCTGGAACCAAGTTTGGTGGGACCTTTCTTGGGGCCACTAGCTTCCCTCAAGTCATCACCACCGCTGCTTCCTTCAACGAGTCGCTCTGGGAGGAAATCGGACGG GTTGTGTCTGATGAAGCAAGAGCAATGTACAACGGGGGTGCGGCTGGACTAACATTTTGGAGCCCaaatgtgaacatatttcgtgacCCGAGATGGGGTAGAGGGCAAGAGACTCCTGGGGAAGACCCTGTCTTGGCTGCCAAGTATGGTGCTAGGTATGTCAAGGGCCTCCAAGGTGATGGTGCTGGCAATCGCCTTAAGGTTGCTGCATGCTGCAAACATTACACTGCCTATGATCTCGATAACTGGAACGGTGTTGATCGCTTCCACTTCAATGCTAGG GTTAGCAAGCAAGACTTGGAAGACACATATGATGTGCCCTTCAGAGCCTGTGTGGTAGATGGGAATGTTGCTAGTGTTATGTGCTCCTACAACCAGGTCAATGGAAAGCCTACTTGTGCTGACCCTAATCTCCTCAAGGGCACAATTCGCGGCCAATGGAGACTCAATGG GTATATTGTCTCGGATTGTGACTCAGTTGGTGTTTATTATGACGACCAACATTACACCAAGACACCAGAAGAAGCAGCAGCAGACGCAATTAAAGCAG GTTTGGATTTGGATTGTGGGCCGTTCCTCGCCATCCATACGGAGGCGGCCGTGAGGACGGGCCTAGTAAATGAGATTGACATTAACTACGCATTGGCTAATACGATCACGGTCCAAATGAGATTGGGCATGTTCGATGGCGAACCGTCCACTCAGAGATATGGAAACCTAGGCCCAGCAGATGTGTGCAAAATGTCCAGCAATGAGCTAGCCCTGGAAGCTGCCAGGCAAGGCATTGTTCTGCTTGAAAACCGTGGGAATTCGTTGCCCCTCTCAACCACGCGTCATCGTACCGTCGCAGTAATCGGGCCCAATTCTGATGTTACTGAAACAATGATTGGAAATTATGCTG GAGTTGCATGTGGTTACACTACGCCACTACAAGGAATTGCGAGGTACACAAGGACCATACACCAAGCTGGGTGCTCAAATGTTCATTGCAATGGAAACCAACTAATTGGTGCTGCTGAGGTTGCAGCAAGACAGGCTGATGCAACTGTCTTAGTAATAGGCCTTGACCAATCAATCGAAGCAGAGTTCAGAGACCGGACCAACCTCCTCTTACCCGGACACCAACAGGAGCTGGTGTCCATGGTGGCTAGGGCTTCTAGAGGACCAACCATATTGGTCATAATGTCTGGTAGCCCTATTGATGTTACGTTCGCAAAAAATGACCCGCGCATTGGAGCCATTATTTGGGTTGGGTATCCTGGTCAAGCTGGAGGAACTGCCATTGCCGATGTTTTGTTTGGCACTACGAACCCAA GTGGAAAGCTCCCTATGACATGGTACCCTCAAAACTATGTGGCCAAATTGCCAATGACAGACATGGCCATGAGAGCAAACCCAGCAAGAGGCTACCCTGGCAGGACCTACAGATTCTACAAAGGCCCAGTTGTCTTCCCATTTGGGCTGGGCCTAAGCTACACCAGATTCTCCTACACACTAGCACAGGGGCCCACACTGGTCTCGGTCCCACTCACTAGCCTCGTTGCCGCCAAAAACACAACCATGCTGAACAACAACGGCGTCCGAGTCAGCCACATAAACTGCGACTCACTCTCACTCGACATCCATGTTGACATCAAAAACACCGGAACCATGGACGGGACCCACACTCTTCTGGTGTTCGTGACCCCACCGGCAGAAAAATGGGCCCCCAACAAGCAACTAGTGGGCTTTCACAAGGTCCATATCGTGGCCGGGTCGGAGAGACGGGTTAGGGTTGGCGTCCACCTGTGCAAGCACCTGAGCATCGTTGACAAATTTGGGATCCGGAGAATCCCATTGGGCGAACACAAACTGGAAATTGGTGACTTGAAGCATCATGTTTCTGTTGAAGCAAATTTAGGAGAGATTAAGTTCTAA
- the LOC126597811 gene encoding uncharacterized protein LOC126597811, giving the protein MEDCNRGQDYFSAQDHESAATNKYGGLAPKKKPLISKDHERAFFDSADWALCKQGAGVNPKSTAAVETLQPKLQRTPHQQLPPRRPACTSGHE; this is encoded by the exons ATGGAGGATTGCAACAGAGGCCAAGACTATTTCTCTGCCCAAGACCATGAG TCAGCAGCTACCAACAAATATGGAGGACTTGCGCCAAAGAAGAAGCCTTTGATTTCAAAG GATCATGAACGTGCCTTCTTTGATTCAGCAGATTGGGCACTATGCAAG CAAGGTGCAGGGGTGAATCCAAAATCAACAGCAGCAGTGGAGACCTTACAACCAAAGCTCCAG AGAACTCCACACCAGCAGCTCCCCCCAAGGAGACCTGCTTGTACATCTGGCCATGAATGA
- the LOC126597033 gene encoding uncharacterized protein LOC126597033: MALTMTQLSVLAAAFICISLFCCRTGMADEYTPERGDEPEKGTGTEHQDPTQIVAKALLCFNDKYVYSSCEESYRLNESGDLKVPAEKTDEYCNGPCMTETQLVLDCIDNIMTNFLFYNKATIQDIRDTIHAGCGHGKERGKFDVAEHIIRAEGSNAYKAANQILIGIVLMIVGNGLLF, encoded by the exons ATGGCATTAACGATGACCCAACTCTCAGTTTTAGCTGCAGCTTTCATCTGCATTTCTCTTTTCTGCTGCAGAACAG GGATGGCAGATGAATATACACCTGAAAGAGGTGATGAACCAGAAAAGGGCACTGGCACTGAACACCAGGATCCAACTCAAATTGTTGCCAAAGCCTTGCTGTGTTTCAATGACAAATAT GTATACAGCAGCTGTGAAGAGTCTTACAGATTGAATGAGAGTGGAGATCTGAAGGTGCCTGCAGAAAAAACTGATGAATACTGCAATGGTCCTTGCATGACGGAGACACAGCTTGTGCTCGATTGTATTGATAACATCATGACCAATTTCCTGTTTTACAACAAGGCCACGATTCAAGACATTCGAGACACGATTCATGCCGGATGTGGCCACGGCAAAGAAAGAG GTAAATTCGACGTGGCTGAACACATCATCAGAGCTGAAGGAAGCAATGCGTACAAGGCTGCAAACCAGATTCTGATTGGGATTGTGCTGATGATTGTGGGGAATGGATTACTGTTCTAA
- the LOC126597442 gene encoding AMSH-like ubiquitin thioesterase 3 has protein sequence MKISINSMARRVEVDNRYPLRFYFRIADNLLKQANIYREEKNILDLYVILIRFSSLVSETIPCHRDYQTYSPREKTLYRKKLLDVLDELESLKAEAQRLVSKLNEAHAVAQLPQHESLEGTSNGLATSSLEWPPVNNKSLSLSAKQPGNLTSQSSWKYKNDYSQISTNTTQIDRQFQKLSFNLPLPNKETLSRHSFLGPNGLQGQWLGPSAKVKVQYPSSTDLIANNISDLNQVQDGDPGGIKSTMESVLSLDDGAWPRPSQESSPSLINEAREDPFELVIHQPSPPPVLARVQQEYTPIPPSKVADPRPGPAKPSLDGMPSSSSYQHLHVPVKLMDDFLRLARANTDKNLETCGILAGALKNKVFHITTLIVPKQESTSDSCQTLNEEEIFEVQDRLSLFQLGWIHTHPSQTCFMSSVDLHTHYSYQIMLPEAIAIVMAPTDTSSPHGIFHLSDPGGVSAIRNCDQRGFHPHEESSDGTPIYEHCSHVFINSNLRIDVVDLR, from the exons ATGAAGATCAGCATCAATTCTATGGCCCGGCGAGTCGAGGTCGATAATCGCTATCCTCTCCGATTTTACTTCCGAATCGCCGATAATCTCCTCAAACAG GCTAATATTTACCGGGAGGAGAAAAACATCCTAGATTTGTACGTCATACTTATACGATTCTCAAG TTTGGTGTCTGAAACTATACCATGTCATCGAGATTACCAGACGTATTCTCCAAGAGAGAAAACTCTATACAGGAAG AAACTTTTAGATGTACTAGATGAACTTGAATCTTTAAAGGCGGAAGCCCAGCGCCTAGTGAGCAAACTTAACGAGGCTCATGCAGTTGCTCAACTACCTCAACATGAAAGCCTAGAAGGCACTTCAAATGGTTTGGCAACGTCATCTTTAGAATGGCCTCCCGTGAACAATAAATCATTGAGCCTAAGCGCTAAGCAG CCTGGTAACTTGACATCTCAGTCGTCGTGGAAGTATAAAAACGATTATTCACAGATTTCAACAAATACTACACAAATTGACAGGCAGTTCCAGAAGCT ATCTTTTAATCTACCTCTACCGAATAAAGAAACTTTGTCTAGACACTCATTTTTGGGTCCAAATGGTCTTCAGGGCCAGTGGCTAGGACCTAGTGCAAAGGTTAAG GTTCAATATCCAAGCAGTACTGACTTAATCGCTAATAATATTTCAGA CCTGAATCAGGTACAAGATGGTGATCCAGGAGGAATTAAATCTACAATGGAGTCGGTGCTCTCCTTGGATGACGGTGCATGGCCACGTCCTTCTCAGGAATCAAGTCCTTCATTGATTAATGAAGCAAGGGAAGATCCTTTTGAGTTGGTCATCCATCAGCCTTCTCCTCCTCCTGTACTTGCTCGAGTGCAGCAGGAATATACTCCAATTCCTCCATCAAAAGTGGCAGATCCAAGGCCAGGACCTGCAAAACCGTCTCTGGATGGGATGCCAAGTTCTAGTTCATATCAACATTTACACGTT CCAGTAAAATTGATGGACGATTTCTTGAGATTGGCTAGGGCGAATACAGATAAAAACTTGGAGACCTGTGGTATTCTTGCTGGTGCATTG AAAAACAAGGTTTTCCATATCACCACGCTAATAGTCCCAAAGCAAGAATCAACCTCTGATTCG TGCCAAACATTGAATGAGGAAGAAATATTTGAGGTTCAAGACAGATTATCTCTTTTTCAACTTGGGTGGATTCAT ACACACCCATCACAGACCTGTTTCATGTCATCGGTTGATCTGCACACTCATTATTCATACCAG ATTATGTTACCAGAAGCAATTGCAATCGTCATGGCTCCTACAGATACATCCAG TCCACACGGCATATTTCATCTCTCCGACCCAGGTGGTGTGTCAGCAATTCGTAATTGTGATCAGCGTGGGTTTCATCCGCATGAAGAGTCCTCAGATGGAACCCCGATTTATGAGCATTGTTCTCATGTGTTTATAAACTCCAATTTGAGGATTGATGTTGTCGATCTGCGGTGA